The Neodiprion lecontei isolate iyNeoLeco1 chromosome 2, iyNeoLeco1.1, whole genome shotgun sequence genome segment ATTTAACTTTTTAATATAGGTTTGGATATCAAACTTGAaactgaatgaaaatttcgatgAATAGTGTTTCGAAGAAGGTTTCAAAGTACATAGACTCCGTCATAAGCTTAGAATTTTAAACACAATTTTTGCTCTCGGACTTCAAGCGAGTCGAAAGGAGAGAAAAGTAAATTGTTGTTGGCTCAATCGGTGCAGCAAATAATTACTTCACTATTTcaatactttaattttttcaccttgaACGATGATAGGTGTCGAAGCTTGAGTAAAAGCAACGTTATCAGTGGATACCACatcgctcgtatcttttcatttctcaaaCGCGTATAATAATTTCCTTATTTTGAACTTGATCCTACAAACTCTATCGGCACTGCGGTTGGGCAATGTGTGACTCACTGTACATACGTCATGGGCGTAGTAGGTCAGTACAGTTTTCCGTTATTCCGGAATATTACCACGACTGTTATTGCTTATCTCGAGTACATCAAGACGTAAACAGATTTCGGTAACGGAATGACACAGTGCGCGAACCGAGCCTAAGTTCCGCAACTCTAAGCTTCGGTTAACCCTAAGCAATTAGCTTGCAAGACTCAATTTCAAACAGTAAGGATTCGTATTAATTActtcattaaattttctaaagtaatacataaaatattaataagatgaaaaattttcttaccgtGCCCGGAGAATTAGCGTGATTCGAATAATTTCATCGTCGCAGATTGATTTAATAATTAAGCTGTTAAATGTGTCATTTATTTATCCTTAACTATGTTTCAATACTATTGTAGTATCTGAAATGCAATAATTAGGTATACGCACTACTACGACAAATATATTACGCTGGTATGTTTTATATAGATGCATATGCatcgtaataaaattgtataattacgTGCGGCGTAATGTATCAACAACATGCATCACGTTAGTTTGATATTTGTTACATTAAAATGGCAATTAATATATTAACAATAGACGTAATATCATAATGACTATTGACTATTAGTCTGTTGAATTTTTCCTCGAAAGAGAAACGATTTCCGTATGCGTACAATAATCGTATTAACATATGTATTTAGACCGAAACACCCGATACATCGATCTTTGATCGGCATCGCTAAACTAAAGATAAGCGAATCGTGTTGCCACAAATAATCAACTGAAATTTTGACGGGCACGTAACGTCCAATTTGTCAAGTTTGACCCACTCGGGACGAGCAAAAAGAAATCGTTAATTGCGTACCGGTTTTTCGTAATATTCGGCCACgactgaataataataataacaagatTATACCTTTGGGCTTACAAAGAacgtttattttctttcgcgGTTTTGTTTAGATGTTTTTCCAATCCCATTTCGTTTTATTCCTTTTTAAATTGTGTACCAACGCATTAACCTCTGGGTGATTAACTTTTACGCTATACATCACGAGTGGCTtgaaacaaatcaaaaaaaaagagaaaaaatttatcatatatatataatattgtccttattatatgtataaggtATTCAGATGTATAGTAATTGACTGCGTATGCATCATTCGTGTACCATTATCAAACATTCGACGTGGATACAACGTATTGTCCGTATCAtggttttttcgaaaataatggCAATATTCGTGGCGATAATCACAGTTATACGTAATCATTATCGCTTCGTACATCAAATATCTGTCGTGGCAAGAACTACAGACTACAATACAATACCCCGTCCCTCCTCTAGTGTGATGATATtacattgtttatttttcaagtatcTGATAAATTATATCGTAATATCGTTAATTACTACTAAGGTTTGCCAGTATGTAGTATTTGTTTATGTTAGATCTGATTTATTACACATACATTAAGATATATAATCCATGTAAGGATAACTTCTGAAGAATCTATTATAGATATAattagatatatatttatatatattttatcatttttatagtaTATTTACATTGATTTaattatgtatatgtgtatatctACTTTTTATACGGACTTCTAAATAATATCtctatgtataaattttagttgtataagtatataattTTGTGTATATTATTCAATCTGATCGTATTTCTTCGTTCGCAACATGCATTTCCTAGGTGGTCTAAGGatcgatatttatttaaaagtaaattgtatCGTTATATTTTACGACCTCTGTTTCGATTCTGCAGTTTACTTTTATACTTTTTCAGTTTAGGCATCACTTGTTAAACTCTACCATATGATGCTGAATATTATATCGCCACCGTTATGCTAACGCTAACGTGACGTGACGATCGGTTAATTAccattcaattaattatacgaTACTCTTAACGTCTACAACTCTATAGCTATAATGTCTACGTATAtgatgtaatatttattttcaatatttttgacgTTCGATTTAACTTATTAAGGCTAACCAGTTTCAGTACTGGCAATTGTACAACATAATTAAATCAACGAAGCCGACGAAGTTCACCTAAGCAATTGAGGTTTCATCGCgatttcattgtttttatcTATTTCTCCTCGGCGCGCGTTgcatttttttgttatctcCTTTTAGCATTTTTCTCGACTATCCGAATCCGTGGATAATTTATACACGCGCACCTACCTCATATCATTTGATTATTAATCTTACAACGTTAACAGGAGACAACGTTGATATAATTCCTTTGCCGATCTTTCTCGCATTTGATTTATTTCTATCCGCATGCGTGCTCTTCGTCGTTTCACCATCTGTCATAGCACTGTTTTACAGTGTGTGATACGTAAATTCTATATAGGTACGATATCCTATCCCTATTCATAAGAAAAGGCCTCTGATtgaagtgaaataataatgaagatgacgataacaataataactcgggagtaatataattatttcgaCGATAACAATCTATGTAATACATAGCGCATACTATATATACCGTTACAATATCTTAGTTCTTTCCTGTTTCGCCGAATAGCCGATTGCTTCttactaattgtaaattcgTACCATGTTTTGATCACTCAACACATCTCAACGCCCACAGGATTCCGTCACAGCTATTGCATTTCATGTACTTGtgtagaaatattttaaacgaTGTTTGCTTTCACCTGAGCATTACCCATCATCACTTTATTCACGAAGTTGACTATCGCTGTTGCGGGCTGTTGTTCCGGTTCAAGCTCGGCGAATACGTGACACTGGTTGTCCGATTTGTGGGCCGTTTTTCGAGCCACGAACCCGAAACACCGACTGCAAATCATAAAAATCGTATGCGTTGCTTTAAATATTTGTACGCTGTATGTGTTATCAGCATAAAAGATAGTCGTGTAATTTGCGGGATTGCGAATAGAACTAGTTTCTCTAATTTACTATGtcaatggtttttttttttttttttgcggtttTCAACTTTCTTCGCAACTTTTTTACTTCGTTTATTTACCTTGCTGTGAAACCTAACGTTTACTACAGCGTTGCATACGTATAATTTATGTTATTATTGAGTTCTTTCGATTAAATCGTTAATGGTCATCGGCATACCGAATAGTGATCCCGTTCGTATTAAGTAGAACAAACGACTTTGCTGTACTGTATTAGCTACCCGACGCGCCATATGCTGgatattattcattatacCAGGTCACTCTGCAACCGGACAAACTCGATGAGACTGGTGTTACTAGTGAAAAAACGAATCGACGAAAcagagaagaaaaggaaaaaaaaactagttaTTATACAGGCTGTATTTCGATGAACTcaagtttaataattttggCTCGAACGCTCATATATACgggtgaaaatgtaaaaacgtGCCGGCACGTAGAGAAAGAGGTATGCTATCTTTACTGACAGTCAAATTTACTACATGTTTTCTCCTCttagaaaaaagtttttaacaAATGTCTGAGATTAGCAGCATACAGTTGGCATCGAAACAATCTAAAgaacgtaataaaaaaattgcttaaGTGactttgaatttattaaagCCGACTGTCAAGCGCCGGTCTAGTTTCtttgagattattttttctctctcagtAACCGGTTGGCAAAATTTCATGAAACGTGATGAAACATGTTTCCAAGTTGAATAAGActaatttttcgataattttgtttttaataccGAACTATGTAAAGAATTCCCAATAATATTTACCGAAATAgcaatattattgtataaatcaAGCTTACTGAGAGGTTTGGCCCTGCCCGCTTTCGGCTACGAAGTTCCAGGTCCGTTCGTCGACGTCGAGACCGCAGTAGCTGATGTTATTTGTCGGATAATGTCTCCTGAAGAATAGTTTACGGGCGTTATCCGTCAGGGTGATACCCTGGGCCGATACCTTGAAGTGGACTACAGTCGCAGTTGGTAATGGCCGCTGTTCGAAAAGCGTCGTGACAGTTTTTCTGATCGCTTGTGGCCCCGTCAAAGATTCAGTATCGATTGTGAAGAGGTAGAGGACGTTGCAAGCTGAAACGATTCGGGCATTCCTTAAGTTTTGCAGATTACGCATATTgcaggtgttttttttcttgtagaaGAAACAAATTTGTAGTTTGGACAATCAAATTTCGATGAATCAACCTCACCACTGGttggtttttcaatttattgaaaagagaaagagcgagacagcaaaatattatacgcgcagcggtaaaaattttatcagcagAAGTAGTCGATAAAAGAGCAATATTAAGATTGCAAAGTGACGTAAGTctaaaagaatttctagcACATTATACCGACATAGAAGGCAATCGAATAGCTCAATTCAACAAATTACGAGCTAACTAAGTACgaactatttttttctaagaatttttaattttacgaaattaaattatatgatATATTCTAGTAAGACTGGTAATTCCGTTATATGACCCAGTGAATTCAtcagtaatattattttcaccgtaATCAACCTATTACTATGACTTAAACGACACGTGTATAAGACGTGCAAGAAAGTCAAATCGTCAAGAATCAGGAAAACCACTTTTATCACGCTACTCGGTAAACAAGACTTTGCCCGATAATTTCTCATTCAGTTACTTGGCAAATATTTCTTCGAACAAAATGAAAGGGTTTTGCACGATGCATTTGAGTATCGGTGAAAATATGAACGTACAAGGATGTACGTTGATGTACGGGTCTAAATTTCAAGAAGTAGTTCGCGTTACAGATAGTGCGACAatagtatgaaaaaattgttaaatttattgaaaaaggaaaaagactCACCCGCCCCCTGAGCAAGTAGCTGCTGAGCGCTGCTCGTTCCCGGTGAGTCGAGGGCTCTGGCGGCGGCTTCCGGTTCGGGAAGAAGCAGCTGGCAGGGTAAAGCCATGGCCATTAAACTGTGCTGATAAACGAGGGCCGAGAGCGAGCTGAAGACCGGTTCGTTAGCGCATCCCTTTAGACGAACGCCTCTCGATGTCGGTTCGATGAGAAAATGCCTCACTAATTCGCTCGCCGGATCCCGAGGGCTGCTCGGAGCTCCTGGAGGCGGCGTCGCCACCTTAAGGGCGAGCCCAAAGGCCCCGGGGAAGGAATTGCTGTCGCGAACAACGAACATCCCCGGAGTCGCGTCCTTGAGCATCGCGATCGCTGGAGGAGATAGAATTATAGGGGGTGTTTTTAGAAACGTGGTCGAACTACAAACGAGCCTCGATTATCGATTAATCATTTTGCCGCCTCGGTAATTACCTTGTTCTCTAGAAATGTTCGGCTTGTACCAAATCCGGCTTGTGTCTCTGACGAACTTTACATTGGCATCGGCAACTTCCTGGGGTTCTGTGTTTGAGTGAACGCTCGATCTTCTGGATCCGTAGTTATAGACCTTGGGCGATGACTGACCGCCGCTGTTTATTGACGAGTATGATATGGCACTctggaaatgaaatttggtaagatgaaattttctcaaataaaaGCTTGATTTTCAgcttcatttaattatttgttcGATCAAATCTTTCCCTTCGCCGTACCTTTGGACTCTGGGCGAATTCTATCTGCGTCGGTGTGCCGGGGCTTTGATTACTTATCGTCATTTGAGACTGACTGGCGTACTCTCCTCCGGGAGAGACAGGTCGATCCTTGCTGAAAATTTACGTATATCGTATGTATATTTAGACAGCGTTATTTTGCTCGTTTTTAATTGATCAATGGTGCAACACTCAGGTGTGAGTCATTCCGTGAAATATACACAATAAAACCACATTTCAGGTGCATGGCAgtgtacgtaggtatatttaTATGGGTATTAGGTATATACATGTGGAATGACGTACGCTGTTaatcgtgcaacgataaaaaagatgaaattaaaaatacgtcaattaaaaattatcaatcaaGAAAATCTTCTGTACTTCTGTCAAAGGGATTCGGTAGTCATTCGCTGGTCATTGCAAACGACGATAAATtgtcaaacatttttatatgtTATAAAtgacaaatgaaaattcacgttAAAAATGAAGGACGCCGAATCCCTTTGATCAAACTGCACTggagtaaatattttcttcgtcAGAGTATTGCaaaattcattgtttattCACAAGATGCAAAGCTGAAAGACAAACGTTAGCCGAGAAAAATCtgtatacatattgtataatatattataataatctgTAAGAAAAGCGTGAAAGATTGATGTCAGTAAATTTTGCAAACGATGATAATTATACTTCATTATTTGATGccataaatttgaattaatgCATTAATGCAGCATCTTTTTGAGTAGATATTTCTGTATCAAAATCTATCTCCTGGCACCTGGATTCAGGCAACATTgtaactgaatattttttagtttcggttgAATCTTTTCCTCTTTAATCTCATACCAGTGCATGATGATCTAAAAAGATTTTGATTGAGATTGCTGGCCGATCGATCGAGTTAGAATTCAATGCTGGCGGTGTAACATTAAATTATGTTAGTAATACAAGAATCAAACGGTGAAACAAACTCGTAACACTAAGAATAAAATCGTGAACAATGATTGATACGAAATTATGGCTAGACATAGGAAACTGATGCTTGTGAAATTTGCCTAGCAAAAAATGATAGACATAGAGGGAGACAGAGAGACAgatagagaaagagggagagtcagagaaatagaaaaagataGGGGAGAAATAGAATTGAGAAATTGCCATAATATACGGTGATCGAAGCTGTCTCCCCTGTATTTTCTTCGTGTActgtgtattttaaatttacctaTAATCGAACGACGCCGACTGGTTAGTGAGCGGCCATCGTTTGTTATTCGTTTGCTTTAGCGATCCGCTTGCTGGGAAACTCAAACGTCTAAAATCACCAAGATAATCCATTGTCTCTCGTcattttctcaattaaaaattatcaacttAAATGAATATAGCACGATATTCAAGAagctaattattttcattaccaCCCGCAtcggtataaaataatttatacggTATGGATCATCATCTATTATCAAAAATGACAAATATTCAATCGCAAGATAATCCAAATTTCGAACAGCTATTTCTCGCGTGAAACGAATTCATATTCTATTTTGGAAATTAGTTCAAATTTTGCACGTCAACGGCAAGTACTTAGATCCCTTTTACTCTGTAAAATTCATCGATCTGTTCCtatggttgaaaaattggtgCTTGTTTTCTTTCGCTCGAAAATACATCATACCATCAATCGATATAACAATGGATCAAAGTACTCCATTTTAATGGTGGGAATGAtctcaatgaaaaaaaaaaaaaaaaatctgcccaaatttttcaacacaaaTAAATAACTCTGCAATAACAGATGTTGCGTTACAGGTGTAAGATTGAAACATTACTCGTCTGATTACTCTAAGAAGCTGAGATAAAAACAGTAATTTCTCTTACCGCTGGGTTGTCGGACTCTTGGGAGGCAATCCCGTCTCTCTGgatatttctcttctttcctcGGCTGTGAAAACACGCTCGGTTGTGTAATTCCCGTAGTTGCCATTCCCGTTGTAATTTCTAGTGTCTTCCGGCccgttgttgttgtcgttgttgttgttgttgttgttgttgttgttcttgttgtttttgttattgATGTTGGTGTTGTTGTTTATCGCGTTGTTCACGCTGTTCGAAGTCGCGTAAATCTTATCGCTGGCGAATGTTACCGTCGGCGAGGCGTTGTTCACGTACGGTGTTCGCGGGTGAACCGGAAATGCTGGGGTTTGCGGCCGCGACGCTGTACTTCCTGCTCCCGCGCCTCCTGCTGGGCTGATGCTCCTCTCCGTCCACGATGATACCGAGTCATTGTGGGACTAAGAAATCGCAAAAACGACACAGGATTACCTCAAAGTAGGAGGGACTATACACCGAGCTTTTTCGGACCGGGAGTTTTCCGTGAAACTCACCGTTCAACGCCAGCAGATAGGCAACCGGATCTACCTTTTGTATCGACGTATATTCGGTCCGTAGCTTCGGTTGCCTATCTGCTGGCGTTGAACGTCAAGTTTCAATGAAAACTCCCGGTTGAATTCGAATCTCAAGTTTATTTGAagagatattattattgttttactTCTAATtgcaaacaaatttttctctcggGACGAAATTTCGGCCGGCTAGAGTTCCTTGAGaataaaacgagaaaattGCAGAAATCTATCGTTCGAGTAACAATTGGAACAAGATATACCGTGTATGTATAAGAAAGAGAAACACGCGACGAAACTGTTAGATATGAACTCGGTTTTAGAGAACAAAGAAAACATCCATTTACTGAATCAATGAATGATCGATGGTTCGATGCAGATGTAAACTATGTATCGGCAATTATACTAACGGGCTAAATAACATACGTATATGCTGAAAATGCTATCCACCTCTGGGTGCGTGTGAGGTGAAAAttgattatgagaaaaaaggTCGTTTTGATTaggtgagaagaaaaagagagtcacaaagattaaaaaaaaaaataaaaaaaacaaaaagaaacaaaaaactacTGCGTTAAGAATAAGCCGAAAAATGCGAAGCTTTATCTAGCAACAAACCTGCCATGCTTTTGGCGACTGGTTAGGGGAACTGTTAGTTGTGTTTGTCGATGTGGCGCGGGTATGCAGTTCGTTCTTATTAGTAGATGAGGTGGTTCTGACGTTCGATATTTCCGCCAATGACTGAAATAGGCTCACGAGCGGATCCGACGTCGCGTTATCTGCCCTGTTGGCGCTGGAATTTGAATTTGCAGTTCCGCCTCCGGAGTTCTGAGCCGGTTGGTCATCGACGGTTTGCAGCAATCCCGACTCCTGAGAACCGGGGCCCGAGCTGTTTACCGAATGCAATTTGCTCGAGGAGTAGACGAAGTTGCTTCTCGACTCGTTGGGCCGGACTTGATACGAGGAATTTTCGTTCAGCGCCAAAGCGCGGTGGTGCTGATTAAGCAGAGATTCTGTCCTCGCGTAGCTATCGCTTCGCGATTCCGGCTGCGGCGGTGAGTGTCGTTGATTTTCACCGTTCGCCTGTTGTTGTTGCAGCTGCTGATGCTGATAATGTCGGCTCAACGTTTGCTGGAAGGCATATCCTAAGGGAGCAGCTGCGAGAGCTGATCTTGGGGACATCGGGGGACTCTGTAACGCGCAAGCGAATTTTCTATGGTTCATAGCCGGCATGCAGCTGCAGGGATCCGTGCAATACGCGTTATGTTTATAGTTACAcgtcgacatttttttttttttttttccaacgtaaATTTTTCCTCCACCCTTTTCGAGAGAACCGCGTTGCTCAGGGCGTAACTCAGATATACTTTACATCTGATGATCTGACATTTCTAAAATCGTTGAacaatgttcttttttttcagatcaaagTCTCTATTCCAGGCTAttcttgttattattgttattactatttgACAACATGTTATTTTCCAATTGAATTCAACTGCATTAAATTAGTTTCGTTTTTCCCATGCTTTGTTATATTCCGATTAGACGGACTGAATCGCGAAATTCTAACCGAACAACTTGGGCGGTAAGAACTCGAACTTGCGTCCCTCGACCGATATCTTCATAATTGTGAAACGTTGTAATCGATACATGTATGGAGGATAAAATATGCAACACTAGAAGGTTGTGCCTATCGCTAACAAACGCACATTACAACTTCTATTATTCCTACCTATAACACGTATATAATAGTAAGTGGGTTGAGTTAATCGAAGCTGTAGCGTATAATAAACTATTCTACGCGTgacggtaaaaaataataatattaaatcaTTGCATGACATTGCGTATAAGATCTAGCAGCCATCTAAACGCTATTTGATAGTGATGTGAATAAAGCTCAATCTATTAGTGCTCATTattaggtatatgtatattatatataccgatatgtatatgtaataacgacaataataataaaatagaaagACGAAAAAGGAGTTACGTGGGAATTGTATCGGTATTCAGTTCGTTATTATCGTAATCGGTCATTCGGTTTCTGTGCAATATCTCCTCTCACCTGAGTCTCGCTGTTCTTCCTCAATTCGTAGCCACGTTTAACTCCGACGAATGGACGTTCGTTGAAACTTTCCGCACGCGGACGACCGCCAATCAGGGTACCGTTGTTGTACTTACGGCTGCTCGACCTCTGCGGAAGCAACGGACTAGCCGGCGCCGAGGTGTAAGTCGCGGATCGTACTTGCGGCTGAAATTATTGAATCGGGTTTGTTGGTTCGAATATATTTCAAAGCTCAAATTTGTCAGCTTTTTGAATATCGTCAGCTCACCTGCATCGTGTAATTTATCGTCCAGGCATCGTCGTCGCCGTCAAGAACCGCCGAATCGCTGGCGTATCCGTCCTGCCGGACTCTTCCTCGCTGCACGGTTCTCAGTTCGCCGATAACCCGGTTCCCCGATTCCTGCCGCCACTGTTTGCTCGGGCTCCTCTCGTCCCTTCTAGCAGCAAGTTTGAGCTGCTGTTGTCTCAGCCACGACAACCTGTGTCGAACaagcggaagaaaaaaacaatcattGTAAAAACGAAAGCGATCGAGCGAAGAGGAGACGAGCAGGCGAGAGAAATTGGAGATCGGGAGGATGGGCCCGACGGAATGATCGATAAAGAATAGCGCGAGCCACTCTCCCGGCTTTATAATAAGATATATAGGAGTAATTATCTATTGATTGACGAGGTCGTCTCGGGCCATCGCCTCGAAGCAATGGACCATGTAGCTCCTTAATGTCGAAGCTTGCGTCATTCCCGTGCAAAGGTCTTTTAAGGTGGCCTCGCGTTGTCAAGAGTCGCGAGACAGTTTCGTTGGACAAAGAAAATGTCGCCCAGCGTCAAATCTCGTTACTGTGAGGTCGAGATTTTGACGAATCTTCGACCGATTTTCAACTGCGTTAAATTAGATTGACAAATTTATTACCTActaattttcaacgttttttaaCTCTGATTATTCCGCTCCTTATTACGTATAACAGTATAGCGGTAATTCGGAGACGTAATTTTATACTGCTGACGTAATTTATCTCAAGTTTCTCAtggagagagggaaagagagagagagagagaaagacagaGGGAGCAGGGTAGCAGAGAAAATAATCGGGATAGCTGTCGAGACGAACGAAGCGGTGATAACCGAGCAATTAGAGGAACTCGGATAATTATCACGTAGCAGAACACAGGCTCAATGAATTGGAAGACGACGCGTCAGAGTCGCGCATATAGGCAAGTTATGTGAATCGGTGTCTTAGTTTATCAGGTCGTAATTACACCGAAGGGTGAAAATCCGACCGTATATtccaacgaatgaaaaatagttccgttaaaaaattttattcgtatcTAGAGAGAAAAAGACAGTCATAATTGTCGTAAATCTCATGAAGAGATTTAAGGCTATTCacgttttttgtttaaatatatAACTTATTCAGGTAATATCCGAAACTCACGTTTCGTATTTTCACAAATGTTCCGATACGTTTTTTCACCTTTCGATCAACCTTATCATCTACTTCCGATCcgattttttctactttctcaCTTCAGGCATTCTCCAATAATTCCAACCGATCTCGATTATAACCAATCGGTCCTTATTCGGATTCGCGCATGACTAAACCGATGAATAAAACGCAGGTAAACACCATTCGGAATGGTAGATTCCGTGCCGATATTACAGAATCGGGTCGCAAATCGTACAAACAAAGCAACAATCTGCGCGGTTCAATTGTGATAAGCGATTGCATATGGATACAGTATAGCTGTGCACATTTTACCATTATACATATCGGAGTAATTATCAACGGTATACCGTACCGTCTAGGTgatatttcataataattgCTGGTATCGGGGTAAGCTGTTATTTATGCAATATTGGGCGTGTGTAACGTGTGCTTCAATCGTGTGGGAGGAGGTTCGCTGCTATCCGAGAGAACGCacaagtatacgtatataattatatatatatatatatatgtacgtttGAGGTATCGGCGGTACAGTAGATTATTATACCCACACGGTGTACCGAGAATGCGGTTCAGTTGCAACTACGCGAATCGGAGGACTGGAGTCGTGCCATTCCTTGGACTCGTGGGACAAGGCATGACCCACACCATGGCACGCGGCCCATACCGGTTCGCTGGTTGCCACCATCAAAACTCATCGTAATCCGCGGTCAACTTCCTTTATGGCGCATTAACGTGATAGTTCGCTTCGAATAAACAGGGTAAATACGGATCCTGCATCGCCTCGGGAGCGtggtaataattttaatatacaGGCCAGGGAATCCAgtttcttcactttttttttttttaggttcaATTGATACACACGTGGCTGAGCCTTGGTGTATTTTTTCAGCATCATTCATGATCTGAATCTTACCTTTGAGATAACGAGTACACGAGtgccaaatatttttactacatTTCTCGGCGATGGAAAAGTTCCATTTATTTATACTCGTCGAATTTGAATCATTTACGAGTTTCGTGGTACAAAAATCTATCGGTACAGTATCTGGTTTTATcgttgaaagaagaaaaattgttgtttgctTGGGTTATTTGgtttttacgaataaaatttattgtgaCCGCAACTATCATCGTTTCATCTCGTTACCTACAGGGTCTGATAATTGTCCATAAGCTTGTTCCATACGTAATTCATGTAATT includes the following:
- the LOC107222459 gene encoding tensin-1 isoform X2, which produces MPWIKCLGGRGSKTRRGKPLTVSQPIHLIVKSEFEPQCHVFRTKQLRKSRPCHLCHQPVIKQASCCRVCKYTCHKACEDKGARFRDTAQQIHKQWQADPARAFPTVGSPGSDAPTTGINSAEGSTATPTPSPSPTNGQQNSHNSNYEAPSKNTTNTISRSKQVTTTMTRPRTPGVGADAVSIGGNGNSRVSEVMELSYVTERIIALWYKEDARGILDHATTLLRGKHGDNYVIFNLSSPGRTNEPNTRESGWPQNLAPSLERLCALCKELDSWLNAAPNRVAVLHARGGKERLGVAVSAYMNYSSICGSRDQALDRFAMRRFLDDKIGPLHVPSHRRYVEYFSGLLSGSLRISPSPLYLTHLTVLGVPQFEPTGCRAFLKVYEGLTPVYTSDLYSVTNAREFTVNLGGLRLRGDILIKCYHRVYSKQSREAMFSLQFHTCVITENVVSFPRSELDIACEDPRCPADSVVTLYFASDARRQDGVAGPVPAPTPAVPHASAHHDPILHWDSYTNLEISDDEGRDTPLSPPPPSSSSVQTSPRGLGYTCGPIDGSLYAVVNPGGAGGPRGSPLTVSMDSGISSAPPQRPSPPEAEPDSENDRLNSHGDLDKLLHDMMLTVESMPDPPPVENYRSDKSDKMYIRETRGYNSSGNQSSNYSTLKDSYRSYSSKNGDSPSYSGGSSYSTLKNEPQDPITLRKDTIERREEIRSFDVNFRRSPERKNGTESFSPPGNIDFIDEDIPYHARQTSQPFTYGATTDMIKQQILSSPSLVRKASVRGAAPVVDLDDILGEREKRTVSPTTPDPPPEFANGSGTLKTNDYTDGLSWLRQQQLKLAARRDERSPSKQWRQESGNRVIGELRTVQRGRVRQDGYASDSAVLDGDDDAWTINYTMQPQVRSATYTSAPASPLLPQRSSSRKYNNGTLIGGRPRAESFNERPFVGVKRGYELRKNSETQSPPMSPRSALAAAPLGYAFQQTLSRHYQHQQLQQQQANGENQRHSPPQPESRSDSYARTESLLNQHHRALALNENSSYQVRPNESRSNFVYSSSKLHSVNSSGPGSQESGLLQTVDDQPAQNSGGGTANSNSSANRADNATSDPLVSLFQSLAEISNVRTTSSTNKNELHTRATSTNTTNSSPNQSPKAWQSHNDSVSSWTERSISPAGGAGAGSTASRPQTPAFPVHPRTPYVNNASPTVTFASDKIYATSNSVNNAINNNTNINNKNNKNNNNNNNNNNDNNNGPEDTRNYNGNGNYGNYTTERVFTAEERREISRETGLPPKSPTTQRKDRPVSPGGEYASQSQMTISNQSPGTPTQIEFAQSPKSAISYSSINSGGQSSPKVYNYGSRRSSVHSNTEPQEVADANVKFVRDTSRIWYKPNISREQAIAMLKDATPGMFVVRDSNSFPGAFGLALKVATPPPGAPSSPRDPASELVRHFLIEPTSRGVRLKGCANEPVFSSLSALVYQHSLMAMALPCQLLLPEPEAAARALDSPGTSSAQQLLAQGAACNVLYLFTIDTESLTGPQAIRKTVTTLFEQRPLPTATVVHFKVSAQGITLTDNARKLFFRRHYPTNNISYCGLDVDERTWNFVAESGQGQTSHRCFGFVARKTAHKSDNQCHVFAELEPEQQPATAIVNFVNKVMMGNAQVKANIV